A stretch of the Longimicrobiales bacterium genome encodes the following:
- a CDS encoding S26 family signal peptidase, with the protein MATSNRNRSQTKQSRPPTAQQQERTLGRSAWEWTKSLFIGFLLFLVIRTFVIQTWTVISGSMEDTLLVGDFLVLSKSAYGATVPGTEMTLPGYTTP; encoded by the coding sequence ATGGCCACCTCGAACCGCAACCGGTCGCAGACAAAGCAGTCCCGGCCCCCCACGGCGCAGCAGCAGGAGCGCACCCTCGGCCGCTCCGCCTGGGAATGGACCAAGTCGCTGTTCATCGGGTTCCTGCTCTTCCTCGTCATCCGCACCTTCGTCATCCAGACCTGGACGGTGATCTCCGGCTCGATGGAGGACACCCTGCTGGTCGGCGACTTCCTCGTGCTGAGCAAGTCCGCGTACGGTGCGACCGTGCCCGGAACCGAGATGACACTGCCCGGCTACACGACGCC
- the hutU gene encoding urocanate hydratase — translation MSTTEAPVIRAPRGSTLRCRGWQQEAALRMLMNNLDPEVAERPQDLVVYGGTGKAARDWASFEAIVRTLETLGDDETLLVQSGRPVGVFRTHAHAPRVLIANANLVGDWATWEQFRELERAGLTMYGQMTAGSWIYIGTQGILQGTYETFGAVARQQFGGSLKGRWVLTGGMGGMGGAQPLAATMNEGAVLCVEVDPARIQRRIQQRYCDRMTHDLDEALEWVRGAASRGEALSVGLVGNCAEVLPELVRRRVVPDVLTDQTSAHDELNGYVPAGLSLEEADDLRTRDPATYVHRSMESMAVHCRAMVELMRLGAVTFDYGNNLRGQAKQAGYQDAFAFPGFVPAYVRPLFCEGKGPFRWAALSGDPADIRRTDELVLELFPEDEHLKRWIRMAQERVAFQGLPARICWLGQGARAKFGVALNDLVASGELSAPIVIGRDHLDTGSVASPYRETEAMKDGSDAIADWAILNALLNVASGASWVSFHHGGGVGIGRSLHAGQVIVADGTADMRERLERVLTNDPGIGVARHADAGYEIAIETAQRHGIRLPMREQG, via the coding sequence ATGTCGACGACCGAAGCCCCCGTAATTCGTGCACCCCGTGGTTCGACGCTCCGCTGCCGCGGATGGCAGCAGGAGGCGGCGCTGCGGATGCTGATGAACAACCTGGACCCGGAGGTGGCGGAGCGGCCGCAGGACCTCGTCGTGTATGGCGGTACGGGCAAGGCTGCGCGGGACTGGGCCAGCTTCGAGGCGATCGTCCGCACGCTGGAGACGCTGGGCGACGACGAGACACTGCTGGTCCAGAGCGGCCGGCCGGTGGGCGTGTTCCGCACACACGCGCACGCGCCGCGGGTGCTGATCGCCAACGCCAACCTGGTCGGTGACTGGGCGACTTGGGAGCAGTTCCGCGAGCTGGAGCGGGCCGGCCTGACGATGTACGGCCAGATGACGGCGGGCTCCTGGATCTACATCGGCACGCAGGGGATCCTGCAGGGGACGTACGAGACGTTCGGCGCAGTGGCGCGTCAGCAGTTCGGCGGATCGCTGAAGGGCAGGTGGGTGCTGACCGGGGGGATGGGCGGCATGGGCGGTGCCCAGCCGCTGGCCGCGACCATGAACGAGGGGGCGGTCCTCTGCGTGGAGGTCGACCCGGCCCGCATCCAGCGCCGGATCCAGCAGCGCTACTGCGACCGGATGACCCACGACCTCGACGAGGCGCTGGAGTGGGTGCGGGGCGCGGCATCCCGGGGCGAGGCACTGTCGGTCGGGCTGGTCGGCAACTGTGCCGAGGTACTGCCGGAGCTGGTGCGCCGGCGCGTGGTCCCGGATGTGCTCACGGACCAGACGTCCGCCCACGACGAGCTGAACGGGTATGTCCCCGCAGGACTCTCGCTCGAGGAGGCGGACGATCTCCGCACGCGCGATCCCGCGACATACGTGCATCGCTCGATGGAGTCGATGGCCGTGCACTGTCGCGCGATGGTCGAGCTGATGCGCCTGGGGGCCGTAACGTTCGACTACGGCAACAACCTGCGCGGCCAGGCGAAGCAGGCCGGCTACCAGGATGCGTTCGCGTTTCCGGGCTTCGTGCCTGCGTATGTCCGGCCGCTGTTCTGCGAGGGGAAGGGGCCGTTCCGCTGGGCGGCGCTGTCAGGTGACCCGGCGGATATCCGTCGCACGGATGAGCTGGTGCTGGAGCTGTTCCCCGAGGACGAGCACCTGAAGCGCTGGATCCGGATGGCGCAGGAGCGCGTCGCGTTCCAGGGGCTGCCGGCGCGCATCTGCTGGCTGGGCCAGGGCGCGCGCGCGAAGTTCGGCGTCGCGCTGAACGACCTGGTGGCGAGCGGTGAACTGTCCGCGCCGATCGTGATCGGTCGCGACCATCTCGACACCGGTTCCGTCGCCTCGCCGTACCGCGAGACCGAGGCGATGAAGGACGGCAGCGATGCGATCGCCGACTGGGCGATTCTCAACGCCCTCCTGAACGTGGCGAGCGGGGCGAGCTGGGTGTCGTTCCACCATGGCGGCGGCGTCGGCATCGGCCGGTCGCTGCACGCGGGACAGGTGATCGTCGCGGACGGCACGGCGGACATGCGCGAGCGGCTCGAGCGTGTGCTGACGAACGATCCGGGCATCGGCGTGGCGCGCCATGCGGATGCGGGGTACGAGATTGCAATCGAGACCGCGCAGCGGCATGGAATTCGTCTGCCGATGCGCGAGCAGGGCTGA
- a CDS encoding ATP-dependent Clp protease proteolytic subunit, whose product MTEDLLRRAGARLDENGDEEAEKQESPERANPAMLTETVRDRLFKSRTLIISGEINQKLAAQVMGQLLAMSAESEDPITIFVNSQGGHVESGDTIHDMIRFITAPVRMVGTGWVASAGALIYVAVPKEQRFSLPNTRYLLHQPWGGARGSAADIEIEAREIVKMRERLNRVFAEQTGQPLEKIVDDTRRNFWLSAEAAVDYGLVGTIIRSRSELK is encoded by the coding sequence ATGACCGAAGATCTACTGCGCCGTGCGGGCGCACGGCTGGACGAGAACGGCGACGAGGAGGCGGAGAAGCAGGAGTCGCCGGAGCGCGCCAACCCCGCAATGCTGACGGAAACCGTGCGCGACCGGCTGTTCAAGTCGCGCACGCTGATCATCAGTGGCGAGATCAACCAGAAGCTGGCCGCGCAGGTGATGGGTCAGCTCCTCGCGATGTCGGCGGAGTCGGAGGACCCGATCACGATCTTCGTGAACTCGCAGGGAGGCCACGTCGAGTCGGGTGACACGATCCACGACATGATCCGCTTCATCACTGCGCCGGTTCGCATGGTCGGCACCGGCTGGGTTGCGAGCGCTGGTGCCCTGATCTATGTCGCCGTGCCGAAGGAGCAGCGCTTTTCGCTGCCGAATACGCGTTACCTGCTGCATCAGCCGTGGGGCGGTGCGCGCGGCAGTGCCGCGGACATCGAGATCGAAGCGCGCGAGATCGTGAAGATGCGCGAGAGGCTGAACCGCGTATTCGCGGAGCAGACGGGGCAGCCGCTGGAGAAGATCGTGGACGACACGCGCCGCAACTTCTGGCTCTCGGCAGAAGCGGCAGTCGATTACGGCCTGGTCGGCACGATCATCCGCAGCCGTTCCGAGTTGAAGTAA